In one Sphingobium indicum B90A genomic region, the following are encoded:
- a CDS encoding L-serine ammonia-lyase, with protein sequence MPRSRIDAAAAISVMDLFTIGIGPSSSHTVGPMRAALMFMDSLPALPARVQCELYGSLALTGKGHATDTAILLGLSGYRPESVDPDAIADILAAIRGERRIRAGSAAGRFVPFDETVDLLFRTGEFLEAHSNGMRFSAWLDGQEEPLVRDYYSVGGGAVLPGAEAIAADAPLGHNVVQPYPFSSGAEMLALGESTGLSIATLVLRNEGAWRAPQETEAFLDSVIDAMSASIDRGIKGEGLLPGGLKVRRRARAIHNRLLLQQNALGPAQIFEWVSLFALAVNEENAAGGRVVTAPTNGAAGVIPAVLHYYRRFVPGADRNGERRFLLTAAAMGFLYKKRASISAAEMGCQGEVGVACSMAAAGLAAVLGGTNQQVENAAEIGMEHNLGLTCDPIGGLVQIPCIERNTMGAVKAINAAYLALQGDGRHIVSLDAVIETMRQTGEDMASRYKETSLGGLAVNVVEC encoded by the coding sequence GTGCCCAGATCCCGCATCGACGCAGCCGCCGCGATCAGCGTCATGGACCTGTTCACCATCGGCATCGGGCCGTCCAGTTCGCACACGGTCGGGCCGATGCGCGCCGCGCTGATGTTCATGGATTCGCTGCCCGCCTTACCGGCCCGCGTGCAATGCGAACTCTACGGGTCGCTCGCCCTCACCGGAAAGGGGCACGCGACCGACACGGCCATATTGCTCGGCCTTTCCGGATACCGTCCCGAAAGCGTCGATCCCGACGCCATTGCCGACATCCTTGCCGCCATCCGGGGCGAGCGGCGCATCCGCGCCGGCAGCGCGGCGGGCCGCTTCGTCCCCTTCGACGAAACCGTCGACCTCCTCTTCCGCACGGGAGAGTTTCTGGAGGCGCACAGCAACGGCATGCGCTTTTCCGCCTGGCTCGACGGGCAGGAGGAGCCGCTGGTCCGCGATTATTATTCGGTCGGCGGCGGCGCGGTCCTGCCGGGCGCGGAGGCGATCGCCGCCGACGCGCCGCTCGGCCATAATGTCGTCCAGCCCTATCCCTTCTCCTCCGGCGCGGAAATGCTGGCGCTGGGGGAGAGCACCGGCCTCAGCATCGCCACGCTGGTGCTGCGCAACGAAGGGGCCTGGCGCGCGCCTCAGGAAACCGAGGCTTTCCTGGACAGCGTGATCGACGCGATGAGCGCCTCCATCGATCGCGGCATCAAGGGGGAGGGGCTGCTGCCCGGCGGCCTCAAGGTCCGCCGCCGCGCCCGCGCCATCCATAACCGGCTGCTCCTGCAGCAAAATGCCCTCGGCCCGGCGCAGATCTTCGAATGGGTCAGCCTCTTCGCGCTGGCGGTGAATGAGGAAAATGCCGCCGGCGGCCGCGTAGTCACCGCGCCGACCAACGGGGCGGCGGGCGTCATCCCCGCCGTGCTGCATTATTATCGCCGCTTCGTCCCCGGCGCCGACCGGAATGGGGAGCGCCGCTTCCTGCTGACCGCCGCCGCCATGGGTTTCCTCTACAAGAAGCGCGCCTCCATCTCCGCCGCCGAAATGGGTTGCCAGGGGGAGGTGGGCGTCGCCTGTTCCATGGCCGCGGCTGGCCTCGCCGCGGTGCTGGGCGGCACCAACCAACAGGTGGAAAATGCCGCGGAGATCGGCATGGAGCATAATCTGGGCCTCACCTGCGATCCCATTGGGGGGCTGGTGCAGATCCCCTGCATAGAGCGCAACACCATGGGCGCGGTGAAGGCGATCAACGCGGCCTATCTCGCGCTGCAGGGCGACGGCCGCCATATCGTCAGCCTGGACGCGGTCATAGAAACGATGCGCCAGACTGGCGAGGACATGGCCAGCCGCTACAAGGAAACCAGCCTCGGCGGCCTGGCCGTCAATGTCGTCGAATGCTGA
- a CDS encoding aldose 1-epimerase, which produces MKAGAVEAALAPAVGGSLAALRFAGTEILRTAPANSADPLQMASFPLVPYANRIAHGRFRFAGRDVRLPLNFGDHPHSIHGIGWTSAWHVEAVAQDSAHLTHRYDGDGGWPWAYEAQQHFTLFDDAIEMRLTLRNIGDEAMPAGLGFHPYFQADEDSSLQFQADRLWLAAADLLPVREVAADALGDWSAGAPVRGDGLIDNVYGGWNGSAIVRRGDGTRIVLSASGASWFHVYRPPLSRDFCLEPVSHMPDAVNRPEGMESMEPGAEKTLSLRIAFTPADEALPQRDKIA; this is translated from the coding sequence TTGAAGGCGGGCGCGGTGGAAGCCGCGCTCGCCCCTGCCGTCGGCGGATCTCTGGCGGCGCTGCGCTTCGCGGGGACGGAGATATTGCGCACCGCTCCTGCAAACAGCGCAGATCCGTTGCAGATGGCCAGCTTTCCGCTGGTGCCCTATGCGAACCGCATCGCCCATGGCCGCTTCCGCTTCGCCGGTCGCGACGTGCGGCTGCCGCTCAATTTCGGGGATCATCCGCACAGCATCCACGGCATCGGCTGGACATCCGCATGGCATGTCGAGGCCGTCGCGCAGGACAGCGCGCACCTGACCCATCGATATGACGGCGATGGCGGCTGGCCCTGGGCCTATGAGGCGCAGCAGCATTTCACCCTGTTCGACGATGCCATCGAAATGAGGCTGACGCTGCGCAACATCGGCGATGAAGCCATGCCGGCGGGCCTGGGATTTCACCCCTATTTCCAGGCGGACGAAGACAGCTCGCTCCAGTTCCAGGCCGACCGGCTGTGGCTTGCCGCGGCCGACCTGCTGCCCGTGCGGGAAGTTGCGGCGGATGCGCTGGGCGACTGGTCGGCGGGCGCGCCGGTGCGGGGCGACGGGCTGATCGACAATGTCTATGGCGGCTGGAACGGCAGCGCCATCGTACGGCGGGGCGACGGGACGCGGATCGTGCTGAGCGCATCGGGCGCGTCATGGTTCCACGTCTATCGGCCGCCCCTTTCCCGCGATTTCTGCCTGGAGCCGGTCAGCCACATGCCCGATGCCGTCAATCGTCCGGAGGGCATGGAAAGCATGGAACCCGGCGCGGAAAAGACGCTTTCCCTGCGCATCGCCTTCACTCCTGCCGACGAGGCGCTTCCGCAGCGCGACAAAATCGCCTAA
- the pyrF gene encoding orotidine-5'-phosphate decarboxylase, which translates to MTSPIYVAIDTPDLRKAQDLAQQVRHHVGGLKLGLEFFCAHGHHGVHEMMKFDLPIFLDLKLHDIPNTVAKAVQALHMLEPAILTVHAAGGRAMLEDAKAAAGIKTRVVAVTVLTSLDDGDLLDIGVGGKAEDQVARLADLARSAGLDGIVCSGEEVALAKKAWPDGFFVVPGVRPAGGAMGDQKRAVTPREALDRGASILVVGRPISLADNPDMAAREIEATL; encoded by the coding sequence ATGACCAGCCCCATCTATGTCGCCATCGATACGCCCGACCTGCGCAAGGCCCAGGATCTTGCGCAGCAGGTGCGCCATCATGTGGGCGGGCTGAAACTGGGCCTCGAATTCTTCTGCGCCCATGGCCATCACGGCGTGCATGAGATGATGAAATTCGACCTGCCCATCTTCCTCGACCTGAAGCTGCACGACATTCCCAACACGGTCGCCAAGGCGGTGCAGGCGCTGCATATGTTGGAACCCGCGATCCTGACCGTCCATGCCGCCGGCGGGCGCGCCATGCTGGAGGATGCGAAGGCGGCAGCCGGGATCAAGACCAGGGTGGTCGCCGTGACGGTGCTGACCAGCCTGGATGATGGCGACCTGCTGGACATCGGCGTTGGCGGCAAGGCGGAGGATCAGGTGGCGCGGCTGGCCGACCTGGCGCGCAGCGCCGGGCTGGACGGGATCGTCTGTTCCGGCGAAGAGGTCGCGCTGGCGAAGAAGGCCTGGCCGGACGGCTTCTTCGTGGTGCCGGGCGTGCGGCCGGCGGGCGGCGCGATGGGCGACCAGAAGCGCGCGGTGACGCCGCGCGAGGCGCTGGACCGGGGCGCTTCCATCCTGGTTGTCGGCCGGCCGATCAGCCTGGCGGACAATCCCGACATGGCGGCGCGGGAGATCGAGGCGACGCTTTAG
- a CDS encoding lipopolysaccharide assembly protein LapA domain-containing protein has protein sequence MQFLRTAFWVVVAVALALFCVANYTRVEVNLWGDLVMETKLPVLLIGAYLLGALPFWIMARATRWRMKRKLESTERALVAATAAPSSAPSFPAAAADSPAAAPTLSTTGPA, from the coding sequence ATGCAATTTCTGCGGACTGCCTTCTGGGTCGTCGTCGCCGTCGCCCTCGCGCTATTCTGCGTCGCCAATTACACGCGCGTGGAAGTGAACCTCTGGGGCGACCTGGTCATGGAAACGAAGCTGCCGGTCCTGCTGATCGGCGCCTATTTGCTGGGCGCGCTGCCCTTCTGGATCATGGCGCGGGCCACGCGCTGGCGGATGAAGCGCAAGCTGGAGAGCACCGAACGCGCCCTGGTCGCGGCAACCGCCGCTCCCTCTTCCGCCCCTTCATTCCCCGCCGCCGCCGCCGACAGTCCGGCCGCGGCCCCTACCCTTTCCACCACAGGACCAGCATGA
- a CDS encoding sugar porter family MFS transporter, whose amino-acid sequence MTEGSAEKVNMAFIAAIVAVATIGGFMFGYDSGVINGTQKGLESAFDLGKLGIGVNVGAILVGSSIGAFLAGRMADLIGRRGVMMLSAVLFLASAILAGAAGSSAIFIVARIIGGLGVGAASVISPVYISEVTPAAVRGRLSSVQQVMIISGLTGAFVANFVLARYAGGSTAELWLGFPAWRWMFWLQAIPAAIYFLALLVIPESPRYLVARGQEERAHAVLTRLFGAETASRKVVEIRNSLAADHHRPKLGDLIDKASGKIRPIVWTGIGLAVFQQLVGINVVFYYGATLWEAVGFSEDYALQTNILSGVLSIGACLATIALVDRVGRKPLLLMGSAGMAVTLATVAYAFSTAVTAPGGAVSLPGNNGVIALVAANLYVIFFNMSWGPIMWVMLGEMFPNQIRGSGLAVSGFAQWIANALISVSFPALAVSPGLAITYTGYAFFAAVSFFFVRALVHETKGRELEDMVG is encoded by the coding sequence ATGACCGAAGGGAGTGCCGAGAAGGTCAATATGGCCTTCATCGCCGCCATCGTCGCCGTCGCGACCATCGGCGGTTTCATGTTCGGTTATGACAGCGGCGTCATCAACGGCACGCAGAAGGGGCTGGAAAGCGCCTTCGACCTGGGCAAGCTGGGCATCGGCGTCAATGTCGGCGCCATTTTGGTTGGCTCCTCCATCGGCGCGTTCCTGGCCGGGCGCATGGCCGACCTGATCGGACGGCGCGGGGTGATGATGCTGTCGGCCGTGCTGTTCCTCGCCAGCGCGATATTGGCGGGAGCGGCGGGATCGTCCGCCATCTTCATCGTCGCGCGCATCATCGGCGGCCTGGGCGTGGGCGCGGCGAGCGTGATCTCCCCGGTCTATATTTCCGAAGTCACTCCGGCGGCGGTGCGCGGCCGGCTGTCCAGCGTGCAGCAGGTGATGATCATATCCGGCCTGACCGGCGCGTTCGTCGCCAATTTCGTGCTGGCGCGCTATGCCGGCGGATCGACGGCGGAGCTGTGGCTGGGCTTTCCGGCCTGGCGCTGGATGTTCTGGCTTCAGGCCATTCCGGCCGCGATCTACTTCCTGGCGCTGCTCGTCATCCCGGAAAGCCCCCGCTATCTGGTGGCGCGCGGGCAGGAGGAGCGCGCCCATGCCGTGCTCACCCGCCTGTTCGGCGCGGAGACCGCATCGCGCAAGGTGGTGGAAATCCGCAACAGCCTGGCCGCCGATCATCACCGGCCCAAGCTCGGCGACCTGATCGACAAGGCCAGCGGCAAGATCCGCCCCATCGTCTGGACCGGCATCGGCCTGGCCGTGTTCCAGCAGCTCGTCGGCATCAACGTCGTCTTCTATTATGGCGCGACGCTCTGGGAAGCGGTCGGCTTTTCGGAGGATTATGCGCTCCAGACCAACATCCTGTCGGGCGTGCTGTCCATCGGCGCCTGCCTTGCCACCATCGCGCTGGTCGACAGGGTCGGGCGCAAGCCGTTGCTGCTGATGGGATCGGCGGGCATGGCGGTGACGCTGGCGACCGTCGCCTATGCCTTTTCGACAGCGGTCACGGCGCCAGGCGGCGCGGTGTCGCTGCCCGGCAATAACGGCGTGATCGCGCTGGTCGCCGCCAATCTCTACGTGATCTTCTTCAACATGAGCTGGGGCCCGATCATGTGGGTCATGCTGGGCGAGATGTTCCCCAACCAGATCCGGGGATCGGGCCTTGCGGTCTCCGGCTTCGCGCAGTGGATAGCCAATGCGCTGATCTCCGTCAGCTTCCCGGCACTGGCGGTGTCGCCAGGCCTGGCGATCACCTATACCGGCTATGCCTTCTTCGCGGCCGTCTCCTTCTTCTTCGTCCGCGCCCTGGTGCATGAGACGAAGGGTCGAGAGCTTGAGGACATGGTCGGCTGA
- a CDS encoding fumarylacetoacetate hydrolase family protein has protein sequence MPGVSTLLDCLPADWRSGLFMGRVETAEGPSPILVEGGIAYDMSRVAPTVAQLVEMLPTAKAADGAALGALDALDLPLLSPVDLQCVKACGVTFALSAIERVIEERARGDAGAAADIRSRLEERVGGSIRAVVPGSTEAAALKQALIEDGLWSQYLEVAIGPDAEVFTKAPVLSTVGAGAEIGIRSDSNWNNPEPEIVLIVGADGQAIGATLGNDVNLRDFEGRSALLLGKAKDNNASCSLGPLVRLFDSDFTIDDVRDAVVELTIDGPEGYRLEGTSSMNQISRDPLELVRQTLSEHQYPDGFALFLGTLFAPVQDRDEPGHGFTHKVGDSVAISTPRLGRLVNRVVTSKDAEPWSFGLSALMANLAKRGLLA, from the coding sequence ATGCCGGGGGTCTCCACTTTGCTCGATTGCCTTCCCGCCGACTGGCGGTCCGGCCTGTTCATGGGCCGCGTGGAAACGGCGGAAGGCCCCAGTCCCATATTGGTGGAGGGCGGCATCGCCTACGACATGAGCCGCGTTGCGCCCACTGTCGCGCAACTGGTGGAGATGCTGCCCACGGCCAAAGCGGCCGACGGCGCGGCGCTCGGCGCGCTGGACGCGCTGGACCTGCCGCTGCTGAGTCCGGTCGACCTGCAATGCGTCAAGGCCTGCGGCGTGACCTTCGCCTTGTCCGCCATCGAGCGCGTGATCGAGGAGCGGGCGCGCGGCGACGCAGGCGCGGCGGCGGACATCCGGTCGCGACTGGAGGAGAGGGTCGGCGGGTCCATCCGGGCGGTAGTGCCGGGTTCGACCGAAGCCGCGGCGCTCAAGCAGGCGCTGATCGAAGATGGTCTCTGGTCGCAATATCTGGAGGTCGCCATCGGCCCCGACGCCGAGGTGTTCACCAAGGCGCCCGTGCTGTCCACGGTAGGCGCCGGCGCGGAAATCGGCATCCGTTCCGATTCGAACTGGAACAATCCGGAGCCGGAGATCGTGCTGATCGTCGGCGCGGACGGACAGGCCATCGGCGCGACGCTGGGCAATGACGTCAATCTGCGCGATTTCGAAGGGCGTTCCGCGCTGCTGCTGGGCAAGGCGAAGGACAATAACGCCTCCTGCTCGCTGGGGCCGCTGGTCCGGCTGTTCGACAGTGATTTCACCATCGACGACGTGCGCGATGCCGTGGTGGAACTGACCATCGACGGGCCGGAAGGATACAGGCTGGAGGGCACCAGCAGCATGAACCAGATCAGTCGCGATCCGCTGGAACTGGTGCGCCAGACGCTGTCGGAACATCAATATCCCGACGGGTTCGCCCTGTTCCTGGGCACGCTGTTCGCGCCGGTGCAGGATCGCGACGAGCCGGGGCACGGCTTTACCCACAAGGTGGGCGACAGCGTCGCCATCTCTACCCCGCGCCTGGGCAGGCTGGTGAACCGGGTGGTGACGTCGAAGGATGCCGAACCCTGGAGTTTCGGGCTTTCGGCGCTGATGGCGAACCTCGCCAAGCGGGGTCTGCTCGCATGA
- a CDS encoding SMP-30/gluconolactonase/LRE family protein: MAPVPESVLSVGATLGEGPVWVARDAALWFVDIKQKRIYRFDPHLGVARSWDAPAQVGWIVPTRDGLFAVGLQSGVHRFDPDAASFALLHAPEADRPGNRLNDATVDPAGGLWFGSMDDGEAADSGRFYRLHRDRLTESGLPPIAITNGPALSPDGTLLYHTDTLGKRIWRTRIAADGTLHDTALFVEIEDGAGYPDGPTVDAEGCLWTGLFAGWAARRYDPAGRLMTEVRFPVANITKIAFGRPDLSVAYATTARKGLTSDQLVAQPCAGDLFAFDPGVRGQTSYIAAI, translated from the coding sequence ATGGCGCCCGTTCCGGAAAGCGTGCTGAGCGTCGGCGCAACCCTGGGCGAAGGCCCCGTCTGGGTGGCGCGCGATGCCGCGCTGTGGTTCGTCGACATCAAGCAGAAGCGCATCTACCGCTTCGATCCCCATCTGGGCGTGGCCCGCAGTTGGGATGCGCCGGCCCAGGTCGGCTGGATAGTGCCGACGCGGGACGGGCTGTTCGCGGTGGGCCTGCAGTCCGGCGTGCACCGTTTCGATCCGGATGCCGCCAGCTTCGCCTTGCTGCATGCGCCGGAGGCCGACCGGCCCGGCAACCGGCTGAACGACGCCACCGTCGATCCGGCGGGCGGTCTGTGGTTCGGGTCGATGGACGATGGGGAGGCGGCCGATAGCGGGCGTTTCTACCGGCTGCACCGGGACCGGCTGACCGAAAGCGGCTTGCCCCCCATTGCCATCACCAACGGTCCTGCCCTTTCGCCCGACGGCACGCTGCTCTATCACACCGACACGCTCGGCAAGCGGATCTGGCGGACGCGGATCGCCGCCGACGGCACGCTTCACGATACGGCGCTGTTCGTGGAGATAGAGGACGGCGCAGGCTATCCCGACGGGCCGACCGTCGATGCGGAAGGTTGCCTTTGGACCGGGCTGTTCGCCGGCTGGGCCGCGCGGCGCTACGATCCCGCGGGCAGGCTGATGACGGAGGTCCGCTTTCCCGTCGCCAACATCACCAAGATCGCCTTTGGCAGGCCGGACCTGTCGGTCGCCTATGCCACCACGGCGCGCAAGGGCTTGACGAGCGACCAGCTTGTCGCGCAGCCCTGCGCCGGTGATCTTTTCGCTTTCGATCCCGGCGTGCGCGGGCAAACATCCTATATTGCAGCCATTTAG
- a CDS encoding outer membrane protein: MHKILAATLLTGAAVSSPALAQDVNPTFTGPRVEAILGYDHTGAGSSVDNDNDRDDQSIDGLLYGVGAGYDVNLGSAVVGVEGEFTDSTAKSGRSDPTDQFGFGRVKQGRDLYVGARAGILASPNTLVYVKGGYTNTKLDVLAGNTNVETDTNFKLDGWRIGAGVERAINANTFAKLEYRYSKYEDAHIDFADGTTTDEFGIDTDRHQIVASLGWRF; encoded by the coding sequence ATGCACAAGATCCTGGCCGCAACCCTCCTGACCGGCGCAGCGGTCTCAAGCCCCGCTCTGGCGCAGGACGTCAATCCCACCTTCACCGGCCCTCGCGTCGAGGCGATTCTGGGCTATGACCATACGGGCGCCGGCAGCAGCGTCGACAATGACAATGACCGGGACGACCAGTCGATCGATGGCCTGCTCTACGGCGTGGGCGCTGGTTATGACGTGAACCTTGGCAGCGCGGTCGTCGGCGTCGAGGGCGAATTCACCGACTCCACCGCGAAAAGCGGTCGATCCGACCCCACCGACCAGTTCGGCTTCGGCCGCGTCAAGCAGGGCCGCGACCTCTATGTCGGCGCGCGGGCGGGCATCCTGGCCAGCCCGAACACGCTGGTCTATGTGAAGGGCGGCTACACCAACACGAAGCTGGATGTGCTGGCCGGCAACACCAATGTGGAAACCGACACCAATTTCAAGCTGGACGGCTGGCGCATCGGCGCGGGCGTGGAGCGGGCCATCAACGCCAACACCTTCGCCAAGCTCGAATATCGCTATTCCAAATATGAGGATGCGCATATCGATTTCGCCGACGGCACCACGACCGACGAATTCGGCATCGACACCGACCGGCACCAGATCGTCGCAAGCCTGGGCTGGCGCTTTTGA
- a CDS encoding SDR family NAD(P)-dependent oxidoreductase translates to MNSAVYPSLKGKRIFISGGGSGIGEGLVEAFAAQGARVAFCDIAQEESEAVAERLKGADFPPIFHPCDLRDIEAVQAMIATVEEQLGGVDILINNAANDDRHGIEEVTPAYWDERMAVNLRHLFFAAQAVVPAMKRAGGGVILNFGSISWHLALPDLVLYQTAKAGIEGLTRSLARDLGRDNIRVNTIIPGNVKTPRQMKWYTPEGEAEIVAAQCLDGRIMPADVAALAMFLASDDARMCTGHDYFIDAGWR, encoded by the coding sequence ATGAACAGCGCCGTCTATCCGAGCCTGAAGGGCAAGCGCATCTTCATCAGCGGCGGCGGCAGCGGGATCGGCGAAGGCCTGGTTGAAGCCTTTGCCGCGCAAGGCGCCAGGGTCGCCTTTTGCGACATCGCGCAAGAGGAGAGCGAGGCGGTCGCGGAGCGGCTGAAGGGCGCGGATTTCCCGCCGATCTTCCACCCCTGCGACCTTCGGGACATCGAAGCCGTGCAGGCGATGATCGCCACGGTGGAGGAACAGCTTGGCGGCGTCGACATATTGATCAACAATGCGGCCAATGACGACCGTCACGGCATCGAGGAAGTCACGCCCGCTTATTGGGACGAGCGGATGGCGGTGAACCTGCGCCACCTGTTCTTCGCAGCGCAGGCCGTGGTCCCGGCGATGAAGCGCGCCGGCGGGGGCGTGATCCTGAACTTCGGGTCGATCAGTTGGCACCTCGCCCTGCCCGACCTGGTGCTGTACCAGACCGCCAAGGCCGGGATAGAGGGCCTGACGCGCAGCCTGGCCCGCGACCTGGGCCGCGACAATATCCGCGTCAACACCATCATCCCCGGCAATGTGAAGACGCCGCGCCAGATGAAATGGTACACGCCGGAGGGCGAGGCGGAGATCGTCGCCGCGCAATGCCTGGACGGGCGGATCATGCCGGCGGACGTGGCGGCGCTGGCCATGTTCCTGGCGTCCGACGATGCGCGCATGTGCACCGGGCATGATTATTTCATCGACGCGGGCTGGCGCTGA